The Treponema phagedenis DNA segment TAATTATAATCGGGGTGATACTCAAGCTGATAATCAATTACATGGGTAAAAATTTGCCGCGCCGCTGTTGATACCACTTTACCGTCATTTTCTTCTAATATTGGATCATTAATGGTCGCAAGCTGAAACGCTCTACGAGTACCGGCTACGGTTATTTCGTAAATATTCCCCTCAAATTCAATCAATTCTTTTAATGGAAAAATCATAAACTGATTGTACCATTTTTTTATAACCTATGCAAGCAGGGCATTATTACACTTTCAGGACTTACGCATGAATAAGTGGCGGCAGCCCTCCGTCCGCAGGTTACTTCCTTGACACGGTTGTCAAAAAACACCCTGCAAGTTTTAACGCTTTGCAAATAGTCAACTTTAAACCATCATTTGACACCCGTATAGGTATCAAGGAATACTGAATCCGCAAACCGTTGTTATTAGCACTCGGATTAGTATATGTAGAAGTTAATGACAGAACGCTGCATTATACTTTGAACTTACCTACTTCAATCGCAAGATTTTCAATAGTCTCTTTTGTCTGTTGTGTAATTTCGTTTAATTTTTGAGTGGCTTTATTGATCTGTATTGCTCCTAAATCCATCTCATCCATGCTTGTAGTTATTTGGCCGGCAATATGTGTGAGTCTCTGTATTTCATCAGCTACCTGAATGCTGCCATTCATCATGTCAACCGAACCGGAGCGGACTTTTGAAGTTATTTCCCCAATATCTATTATCGTTTTTATAACTTGTTCAGAACCGCTGCTTTGCTCTTGCATTGCATTCATGATGCTGTCTTCCTGTGTTTTCACTTCTTGCGTAAGACTGTACGTATCATCAAAAAGTTTTTGAGCTTCTGCGGCATCGGATGCAATATCATCTATCTTAATTTTAAGAGTTTTTAATACAGAGCTGATTTGTTTACCCTGTGTGCTTGACTGTTCTGCAAGCTTTCGAATTTCATCCGCAACAACCGCAAAACCTTTTCCCGCATTTCCTGCATGAGCGGCTTCAATTGCCGCATTCATAGCGAGAAGGTTTGTTTGACTTGCAATATGCTGAATAACTGTGCTCGCTTGTAAAAGCCCTTCGGATTCTTGTGCTATTTCCTGTGTGAGTCGAGCAGAATTTACGGTTTTTGCTCTTACATAATTTGATTTTTCCTGTAAAGTTTCTATACGTTTTGCGTTTTCACTTAAAATACTGCTTACCGAATTAATATTGACAACCATCTCTGTAATTGCCGAAGAACTTTCGGTAATATTTGCAGCTTGCATTTCAATATGTCTATTAAGGTTTTCGATAATTTTCCGCATTTCTTGCATTGAAGCTTCTGTTTGGTTAACGCTTGATGCTTGAGAAAGCACCTATCTTTTAACTTCTTTAATATTTTCACCGATTTGACTGATTGCTCCCGTGGTTTCATTCATATTATCCGAGAGGTCGGTCCCTACTTTTTGTAAATTACCGGCTGCTTTACCGACGGTAACAACGGCACTGCGTATCTTTTTTATTGTTTCATTAAAGAATGTTGCAAGATCGGCAATTTCATCATTTCCTGTTACCGGTAAATGTACCGTCAAATCTCCTTCCCCCTCCGCAATATCATACAGACTATTCGTTACCTGTTCGATTCTTTTTGTAATTTTATATATGAGTAAAAAAAGCAGAATAAATACCGTAACAGCGGTTATGGCTAACATTATAATTACCGCAATGGTGAGCTTGATTCCGTTCGCATATATGTCAAATACGGGAAGTGCGCTTCCCGCAAACCATATTTGCTTTGTCTCTCCGATTTTTATCGGTACATATACATACATCCATTTAGCGTCATCTATTTTTTTAACAAAGTGAAACGGTTTGAGGTCTTCAGCGGCCTTTTTAAAAAAAACTGAAAAATCACTTTCAGAAAATTCAGGTAATTCTTTTGAAACCAAGGAATCGTCTTTATGAAATAAAACAAGCCCCTCCGCTGAAACAAGAATAGGAGCTCCTTTATTAAAAACGGTCTCGGTTTTAAATAAATCTTGCATATGAGAAAGAGAATAATCTATGCCGATAACGCCTATCGGTTTTCCGTTTTTATCATGAATGGGTACGGCACTTCCAGCAACATACATTGTTTTGCCCTGTAACGTATAACGGTTCGGTTTTATTAAAATACCCACTTTTGAATGTAAAGGATTTTCATACCAGAAGCTTCCGTCATAGTCGGTTAAGGGGTTAAGAGACACGATTCCGTTAACCTTGGTCCAATAAGGAATAAATCTGCCGGTTTCATCATGGCCGGGTTGATTTTTAAATTTATTGTCTAAACCGTCGAGTGCGTTTGGCTCCCACACCGTCCATACATCAACAAAATTATTTTTTTCTGAAAGTGTTGTTTGCTGCAAACGATTAAAATATTCACGGCGTAAATCTGCGGGTATTATTGTATAGTTTTCAAAAGTTCTGGCTAAACTTACGGTTCTATCATAAACATTTTGAATAATGAGCTGTACATCTCGCGCCATTGTCATACTTTGATCGTATAAATGTTGTAACGCAAAATCATATGAGGCCCGAGTCAAGCCTGTTATCAGAAAAATAAAGATAATCAGTGCAAAAGGAGAAAACACCCCAAGCAATGTCAGCACAAGTTTTTTACGAATAGTAAATTTCATACAGACCTCATCAGATATAAATAGTTTATAATATATTTGTTTTTAATTTGTCTTATTTTAGAAACTAATGAAGTATTTTGCATGCATATACTTGGTGTTTCCGTTTTTTTAAGCATTACATTATTAATCGGTGTTTTTTCATAAATTTTGAAATAATAAGTGTCAATAGTATGTACTTTATCGGGAAAAAATACGGATTCTAAGAAAATATCAACATGCATGAACTTCTCCACTTTATTAAAAAAAAATTAAAGAGACTTAAAATATTCTCTTTTTTAAGCAAACTCTTGATTATCTCTATCAGTATAGCATAGGAAAATAAAAAACACCACGAAAAAATAAATTTTTATGAAGATTTTACCGACTTGCCAGCTTACACTTTTCCCATTTCTCGAAAGTAGTATAGCGTTTTTTTTAATAAATCAATCTATTCTTACTACATCGTATTTGAATCGCAAAATTTTTTATAAAAAAGAACCCG contains these protein-coding regions:
- a CDS encoding methyl-accepting chemotaxis protein; this translates as MLSQASSVNQTEASMQEMRKIIENLNRHIEMQAANITESSSAITEMVVNINSVSSILSENAKRIETLQEKSNYVRAKTVNSARLTQEIAQESEGLLQASTVIQHIASQTNLLAMNAAIEAAHAGNAGKGFAVVADEIRKLAEQSSTQGKQISSVLKTLKIKIDDIASDAAEAQKLFDDTYSLTQEVKTQEDSIMNAMQEQSSGSEQVIKTIIDIGEITSKVRSGSVDMMNGSIQVADEIQRLTHIAGQITTSMDEMDLGAIQINKATQKLNEITQQTKETIENLAIEVGKFKV
- a CDS encoding methyl-accepting chemotaxis protein, whose translation is MKFTIRKKLVLTLLGVFSPFALIIFIFLITGLTRASYDFALQHLYDQSMTMARDVQLIIQNVYDRTVSLARTFENYTIIPADLRREYFNRLQQTTLSEKNNFVDVWTVWEPNALDGLDNKFKNQPGHDETGRFIPYWTKVNGIVSLNPLTDYDGSFWYENPLHSKVGILIKPNRYTLQGKTMYVAGSAVPIHDKNGKPIGVIGIDYSLSHMQDLFKTETVFNKGAPILVSAEGLVLFHKDDSLVSKELPEFSESDFSVFFKKAAEDLKPFHFVKKIDDAKWMYVYVPIKIGETKQIWFAGSALPVFDIYANGIKLTIAVIIMLAITAVTVFILLFLLIYKITKRIEQVTNSLYDIAEGEGDLTVHLPVTGNDEIADLATFFNETIKKIRSAVVTVGKAAGNLQKVGTDLSDNMNETTGAISQIGENIKEVKR
- a CDS encoding DNA-directed RNA polymerase subunit omega, translating into MIFPLKELIEFEGNIYEITVAGTRRAFQLATINDPILEENDGKVVSTAARQIFTHVIDYQLEYHPDYN